A window from Branchiostoma floridae strain S238N-H82 chromosome 16, Bfl_VNyyK, whole genome shotgun sequence encodes these proteins:
- the LOC118403735 gene encoding arrestin domain-containing protein 3-like — translation MPALNSFYITFEKNMDVYQAGQVVRGQVEVELNEDMKMGGIKLLMKGSAQCRWVVSTGKTTVVYTGREVYFEKTVTLWGPGPGEATFGNTPVLPAGKHTYPFEYQLPSAGLPTSFESRYGYVRYFAEAIIDRPWKFDKKTKRAFTVLDMYDLNEDPNAMTPSAAQDSKKLGFWHFASDPIEVQVQTDRGAYCPGETVRLSGTLKNGSGIEIKETTVQLRQKATCFATSSHKEICGQKTLSEIKALGCKAKDATDLSSIALPIPAIPPSSERYCNIIDVEYKIKFIVNIPGLHTNLDVEMPITIGSIPLKSYYPQAPSFPLHPVEQPPPSNESLYPNLGFAQWTYPATTDPSAPPPPYFAVSTEGPVALAEDKEDKYTMGPTEYAPKYAYYDWSKHA, via the exons ATGCCGGCTCTCAACTCCTTCTACATCACATTCGAGAAGAACATGGACGTGTATCAAGCTGGACAAGTCGTCAGGGGGCAGGTAGAGGTGGAACTGAATGAAGATATGAAGATGGGAG GGATAAAACTCTTGATGAAAGGATCTGCCCAATGCCGCTGGGTTGTTTCTACCGGGAAAACAACGGTTGTGTACACCGGCAGGGAAGTGTACTTCGAGAAAACGGTGACGCTTTGGGGCCCGGGCCCAG GCGAGGCGACGTTCGGAAACACCCCTGTACTGCCGGCGGGCAAACACACCTATCCCTTCGAGTACCAACTCCCCAGTGCAGGCCTGCCCACTTCCTTTGAGAGTCGTTACGGGTACGTGCGCTACTTCGCCGAAGCTATCATAGACAGACCATGGAAGTTTGACAAGAAAACCAAGAGGGCCTTCACTGTGCTGGACATGTATGATCTCAACGAGGACCCTAACGCAATG ACCCCGTCGGCTGCTCAAGACTCGAAAAAGCTTGGATTCTGGCATTTTGCTTCCGATCCGATCGAAGTGCAGGTCCAAACGGACCGAGGAGCGTATTGTCCGGGAGAGACTGTCAGGCTCAGCGGGACTCTAAAGAATGGCAGCGGAATCGAAATCAAAGAGACAACTGTTCAACTCAGACAG AAGGCGACATGCTTTGCTACCTCTTCACACAAAGAGATTTGCGGGCAGAAAACTCTGAGCGAAATAAAGGCATTGGGCTGCAAAGCGAAGGACGCTACTGACCTGAGCAGTATAGCTCTTCCGATCCCTGCCATCCCTCCCTCCTCTGAACGATACTGCAACATCATTGACGTTGAGTACAAGATCAAG TTCATCGTAAACATCCCGGGACTGCACACGAACCTCGATGTCGAGATGCCGATCACCATTGGCTCCATCCCCCTGAAGAGTTATTACCCACAAGCCCCTTCTTTCCCCCTACATCCGGTAGAACAACCGCCACCTTCCAATGAGTCTTTGTACCCAAACCTCGGTTTCGCACAGTGGACGTACCCGGCAACTACTGACCCCAGTGCACCAC CTCCGCCTTACTTTGCGGTGTCGACGGAAGGACCTGTAGCACTCGCCGAAGACAAGGAGGACAAATACACCATGGGCCCGACGGAGTACGCTCCCAAGTACGCCTACTACGACTGGAGCAAGCACGCTTAG